The Kluyvera intermedia genome window below encodes:
- a CDS encoding phage portal protein, translating into MFFPGMFTKNNGPVTTPAELAEAVGMSYDTYTGKRVGSQKAMRLTAVFGCVRVLAESVGMLPCSLYKMTGNTKQRAVSERLFKVLSMKPNDYMTPQEFWELLVVCLCLRGNFFAYKVKVLGEVVELLPIDPGCVEPKLNSKWEPVYQVTFPDGSTDVLGQEDIWHVRTLTLDGLVGLNPIAYAREAISLGLATEEHGSRLFSNGAVTSGVLRTEQTLTDAAYSRLKKDFEDRHLGLSNAHRPMILEMGLDWKSMALDNEDSQFLETRKFQLEEICRLYRVPLHLVQNTDRATFNNIENLGIGFINYSLVPYLTRIEQRINIGLVKDSKQGTFYAKFNAGALLRGDMKSRFEAYSTGINWGIYSPNDCRELEDLNPREGGDVYLTPMNMTTKPSDSSKASKKEDQPDGDD; encoded by the coding sequence ATGTTTTTCCCTGGAATGTTCACGAAAAACAATGGGCCGGTTACTACACCTGCTGAACTGGCTGAGGCTGTGGGCATGTCGTATGACACCTACACCGGAAAACGGGTTGGTAGTCAGAAGGCCATGCGTCTGACGGCAGTTTTTGGCTGCGTCAGGGTACTGGCTGAATCGGTGGGCATGTTGCCCTGCAGCCTGTACAAAATGACTGGGAACACGAAGCAAAGAGCGGTATCAGAGCGGCTTTTCAAAGTGTTATCCATGAAACCCAACGACTACATGACCCCGCAAGAGTTTTGGGAGCTGCTGGTTGTCTGCCTTTGTCTGCGAGGGAATTTTTTCGCCTACAAAGTTAAGGTGCTGGGTGAGGTCGTTGAATTACTTCCCATCGACCCTGGTTGCGTCGAGCCCAAACTGAACAGCAAATGGGAACCTGTATATCAGGTGACGTTCCCAGATGGTTCAACGGACGTGCTCGGGCAGGAAGATATCTGGCATGTTCGCACGTTGACGCTTGATGGGCTGGTGGGTCTGAACCCTATCGCGTATGCGAGAGAGGCCATTTCACTCGGACTGGCCACTGAAGAGCACGGTTCCCGTCTGTTCAGCAATGGTGCAGTGACATCAGGTGTACTACGAACCGAGCAGACGCTGACCGACGCGGCCTACAGTCGGCTGAAAAAGGATTTTGAAGACCGACACCTGGGGCTGAGTAATGCGCACCGACCGATGATCCTTGAAATGGGTCTCGACTGGAAATCGATGGCGCTGGATAACGAGGACAGCCAGTTTCTTGAGACGCGTAAATTTCAGCTTGAGGAAATCTGTCGTTTATACCGCGTACCGCTGCATCTGGTGCAGAACACGGACCGGGCCACCTTCAACAATATTGAAAACCTCGGCATTGGCTTCATCAACTACTCCCTTGTGCCTTATCTGACGCGTATTGAGCAGCGAATTAATATTGGTCTGGTGAAGGATAGCAAGCAGGGAACTTTTTACGCCAAATTCAATGCGGGTGCGTTGTTGCGCGGCGACATGAAGTCACGATTTGAAGCGTATTCAACCGGTATCAACTGGGGGATTTATTCACCTAATGATTGCCGCGAACTGGAAGATTTGAACCCAAGGGAGGGCGGTGACGTGTATCTCACCCCGATGAACATGACCACAAAGCCTTCTGATAGCAGCAAGGCTAGTAAAAAAGAGGATCAGCCTGATGGCGATGACTAA
- a CDS encoding HK97 family phage prohead protease codes for MAMTKQRMDIPLKLKSVSDGGEFEGYGSVFGVKDSYDDVVVPGAFSASLKAWGDKKSLPAMLWQHQMDEPIGIYTEMKEDEVGLYVKGRLLIDDDPLAKRAHAHMKAGSLTGLSIGYMLKDWEYDRTKEVFLLKEIDLWEVSPVTFPSNDEARISDVKSAFARGETPSQKSIERVLRDVGLSRTQAKAFMAGGYGALSQRDAEGVNAALDALKNIKF; via the coding sequence ATGGCGATGACTAAACAGCGCATGGATATCCCGCTAAAGCTGAAATCGGTCAGTGATGGCGGGGAATTCGAAGGTTATGGGTCGGTGTTCGGTGTAAAGGACAGCTATGACGATGTGGTTGTGCCTGGCGCTTTCTCTGCATCACTTAAGGCGTGGGGTGACAAAAAATCTCTTCCGGCGATGCTCTGGCAACACCAGATGGACGAACCCATCGGTATTTACACCGAGATGAAAGAGGATGAAGTAGGCCTGTATGTCAAAGGCCGCCTTCTTATCGATGACGATCCCCTCGCCAAACGTGCGCACGCTCATATGAAGGCCGGTTCTTTAACCGGCCTTTCTATTGGGTACATGCTGAAAGACTGGGAGTACGACCGAACTAAAGAGGTTTTCCTGCTGAAGGAAATTGACCTGTGGGAAGTCAGCCCGGTCACGTTCCCGTCAAATGATGAGGCACGGATCAGCGATGTGAAAAGTGCGTTTGCACGCGGTGAAACGCCGTCTCAGAAAAGTATTGAAAGAGTCCTGCGCGATGTTGGGCTTTCTCGCACCCAGGCCAAAGCATTCATGGCCGGGGGTTATGGCGCACTGTCTCAGCGTGACGCTGAAGGTGTAAATGCCGCTCTGGATGCATTGAAAAATATCAAATTTTAA
- a CDS encoding phage major capsid protein: MPVDIKDVEQVAQEIQQKFNDFKEKNDKRIDGIEQEKGKLAGQVDTLNGKLSELDELKSSLEAEIKQLKRPAGGTSTKEASEHKSAFMDFMRKGKDDGLRDLERKALQVGVDEDGGYAVPEELDRTIIELLKDEVVMRQEATTITVGGANYKKLVNLGGTNSGWVGETDARPATEASKLGQIEPFMGEIYGNPQATQTMLDDAFFNVESWINSELAIEFAEQEEIAFTSGNGTKKPKGFLAYASTLEVDKVRAFGTLQHILSGAAAGVTADSIIKLVYTLRKVHRSGAKFMMNNNSLFAVRTLKDAEGNYLWRPGLELGQPSSLAGYGVAENEQMPDIAAGAKALAFGNFKRGYTIVDRIGTRILRDPYTNKPFVGFYTTKRTGGMLADSQAIKLLQIGAESGS, from the coding sequence ATGCCCGTAGATATTAAAGACGTTGAACAGGTCGCGCAGGAAATTCAGCAGAAATTTAACGATTTCAAAGAGAAAAACGATAAGCGTATTGATGGCATTGAGCAGGAAAAAGGCAAGCTTGCCGGTCAAGTCGATACGCTGAACGGCAAACTCAGTGAACTTGATGAGCTGAAGTCCTCGCTGGAAGCAGAGATTAAGCAGCTTAAGCGTCCGGCTGGTGGCACATCGACCAAAGAAGCCAGTGAGCATAAGTCCGCATTCATGGACTTCATGCGCAAAGGTAAAGATGACGGTCTGCGCGATCTGGAGCGTAAAGCGTTGCAGGTTGGCGTGGATGAGGACGGTGGTTATGCCGTGCCGGAAGAGCTTGATCGCACCATCATTGAGCTTCTGAAAGATGAAGTTGTTATGCGTCAGGAAGCAACCACGATTACCGTGGGCGGCGCAAACTATAAGAAGCTGGTTAACCTCGGCGGTACCAACTCCGGCTGGGTAGGTGAAACGGATGCGCGCCCTGCGACCGAGGCATCAAAACTCGGTCAGATTGAACCTTTCATGGGTGAAATCTACGGTAATCCACAGGCGACCCAGACCATGCTGGATGATGCTTTCTTTAATGTAGAGAGCTGGATTAACAGTGAACTGGCAATTGAGTTTGCTGAGCAGGAAGAGATCGCCTTCACCAGCGGTAATGGTACCAAAAAGCCGAAAGGTTTCCTGGCATATGCCTCCACGCTGGAAGTTGACAAAGTGCGTGCGTTCGGAACCCTGCAGCACATCCTATCCGGTGCAGCGGCGGGTGTTACAGCGGATTCCATCATCAAGCTGGTCTACACGTTACGTAAAGTTCACCGTAGCGGTGCTAAGTTCATGATGAACAACAACAGTCTGTTTGCCGTGCGCACCCTGAAAGATGCCGAAGGTAACTACCTGTGGCGTCCTGGGCTGGAGCTGGGACAGCCGTCTTCACTGGCAGGCTACGGTGTTGCCGAGAATGAGCAGATGCCGGACATTGCGGCAGGCGCGAAGGCTCTTGCGTTTGGTAACTTCAAACGTGGTTACACCATTGTTGACCGTATCGGCACCCGCATTCTGCGCGACCCATACACCAACAAGCCTTTCGTTGGTTTCTACACCACCAAGCGCACTGGCGGCATGCTGGCGGATTCACAGGCCATCAAGCTTCTGCAGATCGGCGCTGAATCAGGTAGCTGA